A section of the Streptomyces sp. CG1 genome encodes:
- a CDS encoding alkaline phosphatase family protein, with protein sequence MRLRWRSLGGLLALHGALIVAAPAPAQAAGSSGNLIVNGDAESGGYCTGDWAAATTVPGWTTEAGGPNVMCHSVASFGLPSDGKTPGKAFFAPGNFGDGAMTQTVDVSSAATAIDGGAVHYDLSGWLGGWTTYGGHVAVSLHFHDGSGRPVGATAELPTVSASDRGQATKFLSRSATGAVPAGTRSIQVEVQFLSTSSETGYLDNLSLTLDTPVTAPAPLTPPASNVPGYDHVFMVMMENTDYSQVMNDPADTPYIHSLMGQGATLTDFHGVYHPSDENYLAVAGGDTYAKGATYFPNINSPERNLGDTIEEAGKSWKAYEQGMGTPCNTKNNNDSYYQPDDAPFINYTDISGNASRCAAHLFDTTQLTTDLKSAATTPNLSWIAADDYYDGEASGNGNATSLKTQDGWLKQTLAPVLSSPAWTQQRSLLVLTWDESSGEAYNHIATTVLGSQGTVPAGTSSPAHYDHYGIGRTIEDALGLPGLTANDAYATPLNDAFAPSTATRPTLTGDLNAVADGGNVTFRYSVPSAAQVSAKNWIGIYPAGVTPGKQSSLAWSYAPNASGALTFPTGKLNGAGTYDVYYLANDGYSVLAGPFSVTVG encoded by the coding sequence ATGCGACTGCGCTGGAGATCCCTCGGCGGGCTGCTCGCCCTCCATGGCGCACTGATCGTCGCTGCTCCCGCACCCGCACAGGCGGCCGGCAGCAGCGGCAACCTCATCGTCAACGGCGATGCGGAGAGCGGCGGTTACTGCACCGGCGACTGGGCGGCCGCCACCACGGTGCCCGGCTGGACCACCGAAGCCGGCGGCCCGAACGTCATGTGCCACTCCGTCGCCTCCTTCGGGCTGCCCAGCGACGGCAAGACGCCCGGCAAGGCCTTCTTCGCGCCCGGCAACTTCGGCGACGGCGCGATGACCCAGACCGTGGACGTCTCCTCCGCGGCCACGGCCATCGACGGCGGCGCAGTGCACTACGACCTCTCCGGCTGGCTCGGCGGCTGGACCACGTACGGCGGCCATGTCGCGGTGAGTCTGCACTTCCACGACGGCAGCGGCCGCCCCGTCGGCGCCACCGCCGAACTGCCCACCGTGTCCGCGAGTGACCGGGGTCAGGCCACCAAGTTCCTCTCGCGCAGCGCCACCGGCGCGGTCCCGGCCGGGACCAGGTCCATCCAGGTCGAGGTGCAGTTCCTGTCGACGAGCAGTGAGACCGGCTACCTCGACAACCTCTCCCTCACCCTGGACACCCCGGTCACCGCCCCCGCCCCGCTCACCCCGCCCGCCTCCAACGTCCCGGGCTACGACCACGTGTTCATGGTCATGATGGAGAACACCGACTACTCCCAGGTCATGAACGACCCGGCGGACACGCCGTACATCCACAGCCTCATGGGCCAGGGCGCCACGCTCACCGACTTCCACGGCGTCTACCACCCGAGCGACGAGAACTACCTCGCCGTCGCCGGCGGTGACACCTACGCCAAGGGCGCCACCTACTTCCCCAACATCAACTCCCCCGAGCGCAACCTCGGCGACACCATCGAGGAGGCCGGCAAGAGCTGGAAGGCCTACGAGCAGGGCATGGGCACCCCCTGCAACACCAAGAACAACAACGACAGTTACTACCAGCCCGACGACGCGCCCTTCATCAACTACACCGACATCAGCGGCAACGCCTCCCGCTGCGCGGCCCACCTGTTCGACACCACACAGCTCACCACCGACCTCAAGTCCGCGGCCACCACCCCGAACCTCTCCTGGATCGCCGCCGACGACTACTACGACGGCGAGGCGTCCGGCAACGGCAACGCCACCAGCCTCAAGACGCAGGACGGCTGGCTGAAGCAGACCCTCGCCCCGGTCCTGTCCTCCCCGGCCTGGACCCAGCAGCGCTCGCTGCTCGTCCTCACCTGGGACGAGAGCTCCGGCGAGGCGTACAACCACATCGCCACCACGGTCCTCGGTTCCCAGGGCACCGTCCCGGCCGGCACCAGCAGCCCGGCCCACTACGACCACTACGGCATCGGCCGCACCATCGAGGACGCGCTCGGCCTGCCCGGCCTCACGGCCAACGACGCCTACGCGACCCCGCTCAACGACGCGTTCGCCCCGTCCACCGCGACCAGGCCGACGCTGACCGGTGACCTCAACGCGGTCGCGGACGGCGGCAATGTCACCTTCCGCTACTCGGTGCCGTCGGCGGCCCAGGTGAGCGCCAAGAACTGGATAGGCATCTACCCGGCGGGCGTCACCCCCGGCAAGCAGTCCTCGCTCGCCTGGTCCTACGCCCCGAACGCCAGCGGCGCCCTCACCTTCCCGACCGGGAAGCTGAACGGCGCGGGGACGTACGACGTGTACTACCTCGCCAATGACGGCTATTCGGTCCTGGCCGGACCGTTCTCCGTGACCGTCGGCTGA
- a CDS encoding aromatic acid exporter family protein encodes MHGARLPALLTRIKQAGGAEAARATVAAGLTWQTCATLLHVGDPYAGAIAAVLIVETTVVATVSAATRYAAGCLLGVLVAIPGALFAEPGMVGLAVVAFASVLLARHGFLGHYGLHVPTTALITFALVRGRHPGELATHLAEIVLGIAFGLACSMLLFPTVRVRSAERALEDLRLLIARHLDGLADAVLRHEQPRKILGTAWEDDLGTALTRARSAMDEAHESMRWNLRPTARRRRSHLDHRVLRTLDDVAGQVSATGRLLDRHPDAAETSRPGSAFTQPYARLLRTTALCAYSCRGGRPHPALPAARQALARLEAPGCATPDKAAPDQRLLRPLDSALSCLSAPAPTVPTRSHRLLDPLRPHHDDDLSHH; translated from the coding sequence ATGCACGGCGCACGACTGCCCGCTCTCCTGACACGGATCAAACAGGCCGGCGGTGCCGAGGCCGCACGTGCCACGGTGGCGGCCGGGCTGACCTGGCAGACCTGCGCGACGCTGCTGCACGTCGGCGACCCGTACGCGGGCGCCATCGCGGCCGTCCTCATAGTCGAGACGACGGTGGTGGCCACGGTCTCCGCCGCCACCCGGTACGCCGCCGGATGTCTGCTCGGAGTTCTCGTCGCCATACCCGGCGCACTGTTCGCCGAGCCCGGCATGGTGGGACTGGCCGTCGTCGCCTTCGCCTCCGTGCTGCTGGCCCGGCACGGATTCCTCGGCCACTACGGCCTGCACGTCCCGACGACCGCCCTGATCACCTTCGCCCTGGTCCGCGGCCGCCACCCCGGTGAGCTGGCCACACACCTCGCGGAGATCGTGCTGGGCATCGCCTTCGGGCTGGCGTGCAGCATGCTGCTGTTTCCCACCGTGCGGGTACGGTCCGCCGAGCGGGCGCTGGAGGACCTGCGGCTGCTGATCGCCCGGCACCTCGACGGCCTGGCCGACGCGGTCCTACGGCACGAGCAGCCGCGGAAGATCCTCGGCACGGCCTGGGAGGACGACCTCGGCACGGCACTCACCCGCGCGAGATCCGCCATGGACGAAGCGCACGAGAGCATGCGCTGGAATCTCCGGCCGACCGCCCGGCGCCGCCGCTCGCACCTGGACCACCGGGTGCTGCGCACGCTGGACGACGTCGCCGGGCAGGTGAGCGCGACGGGCCGGCTCCTCGACCGCCACCCCGATGCGGCCGAGACCTCCCGGCCCGGCTCCGCGTTCACCCAGCCGTACGCCCGCCTGCTGCGCACGACCGCCCTGTGCGCCTACTCCTGCCGCGGCGGCCGGCCGCACCCGGCCCTGCCCGCCGCACGGCAGGCCCTCGCCCGGCTCGAGGCCCCCGGCTGCGCCACCCCGGACAAGGCCGCCCCGGACCAGCGTCTGCTGCGCCCTCTGGACTCGGCCCTGAGCTGCCTGTCGGCGCCCGCGCCCACCGTGCCCACGCGATCCCACCGCCTCCTCGACCCGCTACGGCCTCACCACGACGATGACCTCTCACACCACTGA
- a CDS encoding PP2C family protein-serine/threonine phosphatase, producing MTSHTTDLQESTTGHAPAPTRRKPMGGPAAPWNRRTGSRALLASAPVLLIVVVGVTDLLTPDWPHVTPMMAAVPVLAAVLLPWRATAVVALAVLLITALLQWDAGRYGHPDANVTLITLFVVGLTSLAACSLRQRRERQLHRIRSVAETAQCALMHPLPQRIGSLALSGVYLPAESDARIGGDFYEAVRTPYGTRMVIGDVRGKGLEAVGASATLLGAFRDLAFREPSLTKVAEQLDARARRHIAALDGDPDADSFDGRDTNALFTERFATALLVEFPPGEPVARIVHCGHPEPYIVHAGGVRVYEPDQPGAPLGLGDLLAARPVAQTVPFGPGDRLVLYTDGFIEARDRRGRFHDLAAHVQAQAGRPLEAMVAALRRDLLRHVRRDLDDDAALVALERFP from the coding sequence ATGACCTCTCACACCACTGATCTTCAGGAATCCACCACCGGACACGCCCCCGCACCCACACGCCGGAAGCCGATGGGCGGGCCCGCGGCGCCCTGGAACCGCCGCACCGGCTCCCGCGCGCTCCTGGCCTCGGCCCCCGTGCTTCTCATCGTGGTCGTCGGCGTCACCGACCTGCTCACCCCGGACTGGCCGCACGTCACACCGATGATGGCTGCCGTCCCGGTGCTGGCCGCCGTACTGCTCCCGTGGCGGGCGACGGCGGTGGTCGCTCTCGCCGTGCTCCTGATCACGGCCCTGCTCCAGTGGGACGCGGGCAGATACGGACACCCGGACGCGAACGTCACCCTGATCACCCTGTTCGTCGTCGGACTCACCTCGCTGGCCGCGTGCTCCCTGCGTCAGCGCCGGGAACGGCAGCTGCACCGGATCCGCTCCGTCGCCGAGACCGCGCAGTGCGCCCTGATGCACCCCCTCCCCCAGCGGATCGGCTCGCTCGCCCTGAGCGGTGTGTATCTGCCGGCCGAGTCGGATGCGCGGATCGGCGGCGATTTCTATGAGGCGGTGCGCACGCCGTACGGCACGCGGATGGTGATCGGCGACGTACGGGGCAAGGGGCTCGAGGCCGTCGGCGCCTCGGCGACGCTCCTCGGTGCGTTCCGCGACCTGGCGTTCCGGGAGCCTTCGCTGACGAAGGTGGCGGAGCAACTCGACGCACGGGCCCGCCGGCACATCGCCGCGCTCGACGGCGACCCGGATGCGGACAGCTTCGACGGCCGTGACACGAACGCCCTGTTCACGGAGCGGTTCGCCACGGCACTGCTGGTGGAGTTCCCGCCCGGCGAGCCCGTCGCCCGCATCGTGCACTGCGGCCACCCCGAGCCGTACATCGTCCACGCGGGCGGGGTACGGGTCTACGAGCCGGACCAGCCCGGCGCTCCGCTCGGTCTGGGCGATCTGCTGGCCGCACGGCCGGTCGCCCAGACCGTGCCGTTCGGCCCGGGCGACCGGCTGGTGCTGTACACCGACGGGTTCATCGAGGCCCGCGACCGCCGGGGCCGCTTCCACGACCTGGCCGCCCATGTGCAGGCGCAGGCCGGACGCCCGCTGGAGGCGATGGTGGCGGCCCTGCGCCGCGACCTGCTGCGCCACGTGCGCCGCGACCTCGACGACGACGCGGCCCTGGTCGCCCTGGAACGCTTTCCGTGA
- a CDS encoding DoxX family protein, producing MEIACVTVTCVAVLANAGIAAADLVKAPFVLANSAEVGVAPAWLPSLALLKAAGAAGLLLGLFGLRPLGIAAGVGLVLFYLGAMAAHVRARVFHNIAFPGLFLALAAGALALAAIR from the coding sequence ATGGAAATCGCCTGTGTGACCGTCACCTGCGTCGCCGTGCTGGCCAACGCGGGCATCGCGGCGGCCGACCTCGTCAAGGCGCCGTTCGTGCTCGCCAACTCCGCCGAGGTCGGCGTGGCACCCGCCTGGCTGCCCTCGCTGGCCCTGCTGAAGGCGGCCGGAGCGGCCGGGCTGCTCCTCGGTCTGTTCGGCCTACGGCCGCTGGGGATCGCGGCCGGCGTCGGGCTGGTGCTGTTCTACCTGGGGGCGATGGCCGCTCATGTGCGGGCGCGGGTGTTCCACAACATCGCGTTCCCGGGCCTCTTCCTCGCGCTGGCCGCGGGCGCCCTGGCCCTGGCGGCGATCCGCTGA
- a CDS encoding LysR family transcriptional regulator: MEVDTRLLRSFLAVAEDGSLTRAAERVFVSQPALTKQIRQLETQLGVRLFDRSRAGMALTDAGRELARRAPEVLAAWDGALRATKATARQAARVLRVGFVASAANEATQEIVAEFARRRPGWRAELRQSAWSNPSAGLADGDVDAALLRLPFPGQAALRVEVLFSEARWVALPSGHPLAARAGIAFRELWDEPFVAAPEETGAWRDHWLAADEREGRPVRVAAVTEQPDDWLSAIANGYGIALAPESAARFYARPGVVYRPVTGVSPTRVGVAWSPANDGNPVVQDFVRCCLDLARPA; this comes from the coding sequence ATGGAAGTCGACACGCGTCTGCTGCGCTCCTTTCTCGCCGTCGCCGAGGACGGCAGCCTCACCCGCGCCGCCGAGCGCGTGTTCGTCTCCCAGCCGGCCCTGACCAAGCAGATCCGGCAGTTGGAGACCCAGCTCGGCGTACGGCTCTTCGACCGCTCGCGCGCCGGCATGGCGCTGACGGACGCGGGCCGTGAACTGGCGCGCCGGGCCCCGGAGGTCCTCGCCGCCTGGGACGGCGCCCTGCGCGCCACGAAGGCCACCGCACGGCAGGCCGCGCGGGTCCTGCGCGTGGGGTTCGTGGCGAGCGCGGCCAACGAGGCGACGCAGGAGATCGTCGCCGAGTTCGCCCGTCGGCGGCCCGGGTGGCGTGCCGAACTGCGGCAGTCCGCGTGGTCGAACCCGAGCGCGGGGCTGGCCGACGGTGACGTGGACGCGGCGCTGCTGCGGCTGCCCTTCCCGGGCCAGGCCGCACTGCGGGTGGAGGTGCTGTTCAGCGAGGCCCGCTGGGTGGCGCTGCCGAGCGGGCATCCGCTCGCGGCACGCGCCGGGATCGCCTTCCGCGAGCTGTGGGACGAGCCGTTCGTCGCCGCGCCCGAGGAGACCGGCGCCTGGCGCGACCACTGGCTGGCCGCCGACGAGCGCGAGGGCCGCCCGGTCCGCGTAGCCGCGGTCACCGAACAGCCCGACGACTGGCTGAGCGCCATCGCCAACGGATACGGCATCGCCCTCGCACCCGAGTCCGCCGCGCGGTTCTACGCCCGCCCCGGCGTGGTCTACCGCCCGGTCACGGGAGTGAGCCCGACGCGGGTGGGTGTGGCCTGGTCACCGGCCAACGACGGCAATCCGGTGGTCCAGGACTTCGTCCGCTGCTGTCTGGACCTCGCGCGACCCGCCTGA
- a CDS encoding antitoxin has translation MFDALKNLKDKAEGIAEEHGDKIADGLEKAGDFIDERTEGKQGDKIDAAVDKAQDLVGKLGENGAKH, from the coding sequence ATGTTCGACGCCCTGAAGAACCTGAAGGACAAGGCCGAGGGCATCGCCGAGGAGCACGGGGACAAGATCGCCGACGGCCTGGAGAAGGCCGGCGACTTCATCGACGAGCGGACCGAGGGCAAGCAGGGCGACAAGATCGACGCGGCCGTCGACAAGGCGCAGGACCTCGTCGGGAAGCTGGGCGAGAACGGCGCCAAGCACTGA
- a CDS encoding hydrogenase expression protein HypE, which yields MTTQSGTTEAKASNGFDEITILWISEGMSCDGDTVSLTAAGQPSIEDVVLGLIPGLPKVNLVNKVLSPSLGGEDFLAPYRAAARGELEPFILVIEGSIPNQNIIEGDGYWTSFGNDPDTGEPQTLNSWIDQLAPRAWAVVAAGTCATFGGIHAMAGNPTGCMGLADYLGWEFKSRSGLPVVNVPGCPIQPENFMETLVWVLQHAAGTAPPPPLDHMLRPQWLFGKTVHEGCDRAAYYEQADFAKDYNSPKCQVKVGCWGPVVNCNVPKRGWMAGVGGCPNVGGICIGCTMPSFPDAFMPFMDEPPGGTLSTLLVKPYGAVVRRLRGLTNDMVNHEPKWRHNKRRLTSGYDPHWRA from the coding sequence ATGACCACACAGAGCGGTACCACCGAAGCCAAGGCATCGAACGGCTTCGACGAGATCACCATCCTCTGGATCTCGGAGGGCATGAGCTGCGACGGCGACACCGTGTCGCTGACCGCCGCGGGACAGCCGTCCATCGAGGACGTGGTCCTCGGCCTCATCCCGGGCCTGCCGAAGGTGAACCTCGTCAACAAGGTGCTCTCGCCCAGCCTGGGCGGTGAGGACTTCCTGGCTCCGTACCGGGCGGCGGCCCGTGGCGAGCTGGAGCCGTTCATCCTGGTGATCGAGGGATCGATCCCGAACCAGAACATCATCGAGGGCGACGGCTACTGGACGTCGTTCGGCAACGACCCCGACACCGGCGAGCCGCAGACCCTGAACTCGTGGATCGACCAACTCGCGCCCCGGGCCTGGGCGGTGGTGGCCGCCGGGACCTGTGCGACGTTCGGCGGCATCCACGCGATGGCCGGCAACCCGACCGGCTGCATGGGCCTCGCGGACTACCTGGGCTGGGAGTTCAAGTCGCGCTCGGGGCTGCCGGTGGTCAACGTGCCCGGCTGTCCCATCCAGCCGGAGAACTTCATGGAGACCCTGGTCTGGGTCCTGCAGCACGCGGCCGGTACCGCTCCCCCGCCGCCGCTGGACCACATGCTGCGTCCGCAGTGGCTGTTCGGGAAGACCGTCCACGAGGGCTGCGACCGGGCCGCGTACTACGAGCAGGCCGACTTCGCGAAGGACTACAACTCCCCCAAGTGCCAGGTGAAGGTGGGCTGCTGGGGTCCGGTCGTCAACTGCAACGTGCCCAAGCGCGGCTGGATGGCCGGCGTCGGCGGCTGCCCGAACGTCGGCGGGATCTGCATCGGCTGCACGATGCCGAGCTTCCCCGACGCCTTCATGCCGTTCATGGACGAACCCCCGGGCGGCACGCTGTCGACCCTGCTCGTCAAGCCGTACGGAGCCGTCGTCCGCCGACTGCGCGGCCTGACCAACGACATGGTGAACCACGAGCCCAAGTGGCGCCACAACAAGCGCAGGCTCACCAGCGGTTACGACCCGCACTGGCGTGCCTGA
- a CDS encoding nickel-dependent hydrogenase large subunit translates to MTTTESRATGRKPAQIVDMSWDPITRIIGNLGIYTKIDFANREVVECHSTSSLFRGYSVFMKGKDPRDAGFITSRICGICGDNHTTCSNYAQQMAYGVKPPKLAEHITNLGEAAEYIFDHTIFQDNLVFVDFCEAMVKATNPGVLARAERTDAPRGDVHGYRTVADIMKAFNPFEGEVYKEALKVSRITREMFCLMEGRHVHPSTMYPGGVGTMPQPNTFTDYLSRLMRVIDFIKKAVAMNDDVFDFFYEALPGYEEVGKRRVLLGCWGAFQNPDVVDYRYATMNEWGRAMYVTPGVIVDGELVTNNLIDINLGLRIMLGSSFYEDWVNEQPFVTHDPLGNPVDMRHPWNQTTVPVPQKRDFDGNYSWVMSPRWYHPQTGEHLALDTGGGPLARLWSTALSGLVDTPYVKATDGGIRITLPKGEKLPETTLEWRIPKWSNTLERDRARPYFIAYAAAMALQFLEEAMGMLKSGDTKVFENFEVPDEAIGCGFHEAVRGVLSHHLVIRDKKIANYHPYPPTPWNASPRDLHGTPGPYEDAVQGQPIFEENGPDDFKGVDIMRTVRSFDPCLPCGVHMYMGKGKTLTTVHSPTYGANHG, encoded by the coding sequence ATGACGACCACCGAGTCCCGTGCCACAGGACGCAAACCCGCCCAGATCGTGGACATGTCCTGGGATCCGATCACCCGGATCATCGGCAACCTGGGTATCTACACGAAGATCGACTTCGCCAACCGGGAAGTCGTGGAGTGCCACAGCACCTCGTCGCTGTTCCGCGGCTATTCGGTGTTCATGAAGGGCAAGGACCCGCGTGACGCCGGGTTCATCACCTCGCGGATCTGCGGAATCTGCGGCGACAACCACACCACCTGCTCCAACTACGCCCAGCAGATGGCCTACGGCGTCAAGCCGCCGAAGCTGGCCGAGCACATCACCAATCTCGGCGAGGCGGCGGAGTACATCTTCGACCACACGATCTTCCAGGACAACCTGGTCTTCGTGGACTTCTGCGAGGCGATGGTCAAGGCCACCAACCCCGGTGTCCTGGCCCGCGCCGAACGCACCGACGCACCCCGCGGGGACGTCCACGGCTACCGCACCGTCGCCGACATCATGAAGGCCTTCAACCCCTTCGAGGGCGAGGTCTACAAGGAGGCGCTGAAGGTCAGCCGGATCACCCGGGAGATGTTCTGCCTGATGGAGGGGCGGCACGTGCACCCGTCCACGATGTATCCGGGCGGGGTCGGCACGATGCCGCAGCCGAACACCTTCACCGACTACCTCAGCCGGCTGATGCGCGTCATCGACTTCATCAAGAAGGCGGTGGCGATGAACGACGACGTCTTCGACTTCTTCTACGAGGCGCTGCCCGGCTACGAGGAGGTCGGCAAGCGCCGTGTCCTGCTGGGCTGCTGGGGCGCCTTCCAGAACCCGGACGTGGTCGACTACCGCTACGCCACCATGAACGAGTGGGGCCGGGCGATGTACGTCACCCCGGGCGTCATCGTGGACGGCGAACTGGTCACCAACAATCTGATCGACATCAACCTCGGGCTGCGCATCATGCTGGGCAGCTCGTTCTACGAGGACTGGGTGAACGAGCAGCCGTTCGTCACCCACGACCCGCTCGGCAACCCCGTCGACATGCGCCACCCGTGGAACCAGACCACGGTGCCGGTGCCGCAGAAGCGGGACTTCGACGGCAACTACAGCTGGGTGATGAGCCCGCGCTGGTACCACCCGCAGACCGGCGAGCACCTCGCCCTGGACACGGGCGGCGGGCCCCTCGCCCGGCTGTGGTCGACCGCGCTGAGCGGCCTGGTCGACACGCCGTACGTCAAGGCCACCGACGGCGGCATCCGGATCACCCTGCCCAAGGGTGAGAAGCTGCCGGAGACGACCCTGGAGTGGCGCATCCCGAAGTGGAGCAACACCCTCGAACGGGACCGCGCCCGGCCGTACTTCATCGCCTACGCCGCCGCCATGGCCCTGCAGTTCTTGGAAGAGGCCATGGGGATGCTCAAGAGCGGCGACACGAAGGTGTTCGAGAACTTCGAGGTGCCGGACGAGGCGATCGGCTGCGGCTTCCACGAGGCGGTGCGCGGGGTCCTCTCCCACCACCTGGTGATCAGGGACAAGAAGATCGCCAACTACCACCCGTACCCGCCGACCCCATGGAACGCCAGCCCCCGCGACCTCCACGGCACCCCGGGCCCGTACGAGGACGCCGTCCAGGGCCAGCCGATCTTCGAGGAGAACGGGCCGGACGACTTCAAGGGCGTCGACATCATGCGCACCGTGCGCAGCTTCGACCCCTGTCTGCCGTGCGGGGTCCACATGTACATGGGCAAGGGGAAGACCCTGACCACGGTGCACTCGCCGACGTACGGGGCGAACCATGGCTGA
- a CDS encoding NifU family protein: protein MADTGRLSDPAVEARLARLDEVLAALEAEPGPALEAVRLLTEVYGEALARVLDHADERLRERLADDELAGHLLVLHGIHPESPERRAARAVEKLRPAVRETGGDLEWAGVEGQVARVRLSSGGGCGSGCGAGSSDAIEAVRAAVLAVAPELTSVETVPDERRAAPAFVPLSTIRSRAVPQKAR, encoded by the coding sequence ATGGCTGATACCGGACGGCTGTCCGACCCGGCGGTGGAGGCGCGGCTCGCCCGGCTCGACGAGGTGCTGGCCGCGCTGGAGGCCGAGCCTGGCCCGGCCCTGGAGGCGGTGCGGCTGCTGACCGAGGTCTACGGCGAGGCGCTCGCCCGGGTGCTGGACCACGCGGACGAGCGGCTGCGGGAGCGGCTGGCCGACGACGAGCTGGCCGGGCATCTGCTGGTCCTGCACGGGATCCACCCGGAGTCCCCGGAGCGCCGGGCCGCTCGTGCGGTCGAGAAGCTGCGGCCCGCGGTGCGTGAGACCGGCGGTGACCTGGAGTGGGCCGGGGTCGAGGGACAGGTGGCGCGGGTGCGGCTGAGCTCCGGCGGCGGGTGCGGCTCCGGGTGCGGCGCCGGCTCGTCCGACGCCATCGAGGCGGTCCGGGCGGCGGTGCTGGCCGTCGCTCCCGAGCTGACCTCGGTGGAGACGGTGCCGGACGAGCGCCGGGCGGCACCGGCGTTCGTACCCCTGAGCACCATCAGAAGCCGGGCCGTGCCACAGAAGGCGCGGTGA
- a CDS encoding DUF5947 family protein: MTVDGALARVIRSAAERAATAETEVCELCAARVAEEHAHLYDIGAARVRCVCGPCSVLFADDAAGRYRLVPRRRLRLPPVDTGVLGVPVGLVFFVPRSDGTVTAQGPSPAGAMRWEVDAAAWRRLAGAVPQLASMTPDVEALLVNTVRGLDEHWIVPVDDCYRMIALVRREWRGLSGGGRVWPAVEQFFKELTERS, encoded by the coding sequence GTGACCGTGGACGGAGCACTCGCCCGGGTCATCCGCTCCGCGGCCGAGCGGGCGGCGACCGCCGAGACCGAGGTCTGTGAGCTGTGCGCCGCCCGGGTCGCCGAGGAACACGCCCACCTGTACGACATCGGTGCCGCCCGGGTGCGGTGCGTGTGCGGTCCCTGCTCGGTGCTGTTCGCCGACGACGCGGCGGGCCGCTACCGGCTGGTGCCCCGGCGGCGGCTGCGGCTGCCGCCGGTCGACACGGGGGTGCTGGGCGTCCCCGTGGGCCTGGTGTTCTTCGTGCCGCGGTCCGACGGCACGGTCACCGCGCAGGGACCGAGCCCGGCCGGGGCCATGCGCTGGGAGGTGGACGCGGCGGCCTGGCGGCGGCTGGCCGGCGCGGTCCCGCAGCTCGCGTCCATGACGCCCGACGTGGAGGCACTGCTGGTGAACACCGTGCGCGGCCTCGACGAACACTGGATCGTGCCGGTCGACGACTGCTACCGGATGATCGCCCTGGTCCGCCGCGAGTGGCGGGGGCTGTCCGGTGGCGGACGGGTCTGGCCGGCCGTAGAACAGTTCTTCAAGGAGCTCACCGAGCGGTCGTGA
- the hypA gene encoding hydrogenase maturation nickel metallochaperone HypA: MHELSIATAIVEQAEEIARADGADRVTAVTVRVGELAGVVPDALHFAFEVARDGTALAGARLVVEQVTARAWCGGCAEEFAVGMPPFFWCPGCDRPSQELCSGRELEISGLEG, encoded by the coding sequence GTGCACGAGTTGTCGATCGCGACCGCGATCGTGGAACAGGCCGAGGAGATCGCCCGCGCGGACGGAGCGGACCGTGTGACCGCGGTGACCGTCCGCGTCGGGGAGCTGGCCGGGGTCGTGCCGGACGCGCTGCACTTCGCCTTCGAGGTGGCCCGCGACGGCACGGCACTCGCCGGGGCGCGGCTGGTCGTGGAGCAGGTGACCGCGCGGGCCTGGTGCGGCGGGTGTGCCGAGGAGTTCGCGGTCGGCATGCCGCCGTTCTTCTGGTGCCCGGGCTGCGACCGGCCCTCGCAGGAGCTGTGCAGCGGCCGGGAGCTGGAGATCTCGGGCCTCGAAGGGTGA